The genomic segment CTTGCTGAACCAGAACTTACATGTGATCTCAGGATTTACGAAAGCCTCGAATACTTCCGCAACGGGTTTCCGGATGAGCATTTCCGTCTTTGCGAATGGCGCATGGGTTAGTTGCAGATTCGTCGGACGCTCGACGTGTGCGCTCGGCTGTGCGGGCATGCCTTCCTCCTGGAATGGAACTAATGTTCTAGTCCTAGCATACTACGAACATTCGTTCGTGTCAAGGTGTGCGAGCGAATTTTTTCGCGCGACGCGGCGCTTCGTCGGGGAAGCACGTCTATTTCCACGGGAGCCGGAATCCATTTCGCGCTACTGGACTCCGGCGGAGGTCGGCGTGACGGCGTTCGCGCTCACGGCTTCTTGTCCACCGTCCAGTTGGCAATCGTGCGGAAGCGGTCGGCCGGGCGCGTGATCGGCCCCAGCTGCACGTTCTGAACGCGCCGGTCAACGGCGTACACATAGACCGGATAGCTGATCAGGATCGACGGCACCTGGTCGGCGAAAATATCCTGAAAGTGGCTGTACAGGTCGGCGCGGTGCTCGGGGTCCGGGTCGCGTCGCGCCTCCTCCAGCAATTCGTCCGCTTCGCGGTTCTGGAAGCCGGCGTAGTTCTGCCCCTCGTCGTTAACGCGCGTCGAATGCCACAGCGGGTACAGATCGGGGTCGGCGGCCGGGTCACGCCATTCCAGGTATATGGCGTCGAATTTGCGGGGCCGCAGGAAGTCGCGCGCCAGGCCCGAGAAACCGGTGACCTGTGGCACGGCCCTCACGCCGATGGCGCTCCACTGGCGGGTGATCTCCTCGATGACGCGCACATGGGCCGGATCGTCGCTCGACATGATCGCAAACTGCAGCGGCTGACCGTTCTTCTCAAGCACGCCGTCGTTGTTGGCATCCCGATAGCCGACTTTGGCCAGCAGGGCCTTCGCGGCATCCGGATCGGGCGCGTACTGTTTCACGTAGCGGTTGTACGCCCAGTTGCTTGGCAGGAGCGGCGAGTGGGCGATAACGCCCTGGCCGTCCAACGAGCGGTCGATGATGCGCTGGCGGTCGAGCGCCAGCATGAGCGCTTGCCGCACCTCCTTTTGCTGGAAGACCGGCAGCCGCAGATTCAGGTAGAGGATGTTGATGCCGCTCATCGGCGCCGCATACAGGTTGAGCGACTCGACCCGTTGAGCGTCGTTGACGCGTGTGGCGGGGATGCGGGAGACGCCGAGCACGTCGCCGCGCTGGTATGCGGCCAGGGCGGCGCTGTCGCTGGCGTAGAACCGTAGCTCAATCCGGCTGATCTTGGGCGTGGGACCGTAGTAGCCGGCGAACGGCTCGAGGATCACGAGTCCGTTGGCGGCGTCGATCTGCTTTACCACGAACGGGCCGGTGCCGACCGGATGCGCGCTGAATGACCGGTCAGGCCATTTGGCGGGCGGAATCGACTCAACGATGTGCGCGGGCAGGATGCCGATTGTCGCGTAAGACAGGAAGGGGGCGAACGGTTCGTTCAGCGTGAACGTCACCGTGTAGTCACCCGGCGTAGCAACCGTGACGCGCCGCCAGAAGTCGGTGAGCGCCGGGTTGGCCGGAAACTCTTTGGCCTGCAGCAGCTTGACGGTGACCGAAATGTCGCGCGAGGTAAACGGCACACCGTCGTGCCACTTGGCATCGCGTCTGAGCGCAAACGCGTATTGCAGGCCGTCTTCGCTGATGGTCCATGACAGCGCGAGCGCCGGCCGAGGCAGCCCGCTGGCGTCGTTCTGCGCCAGCCCGCTGTAGACCAGCGAGACGAGGTCCTCATCGGCGTCGTTCTGGTCGCTCAACAGCGGGTTGATCTCGCGCGGGCGTCCGACGATCGCTTCGCTGTAAAGCTGCGCCTCGGGAGGTAGTGTCGGGATGGCGGGCGATGGAACGTCGCCCGGTGCTGGCGGGGTCGCGGTATCGGCGCGCGGGCTCTGCCCGGACTGCGCGATGAATACCAGCACCGCTGCGAGCAACAGCACGCCGACGACAACCCAGCGCGCGCGAGGGGATCCCATCATGGCTGTGCGGTGAAAACAAACAAGCCCGCCGCAGGCGCAGCGGGCCGGCCGGTTATGGCTGTTACTGGAACAGGACGCTCACCAGCGACACGACGCAGAAGAGCACGGCGAGGATGACGGTCAGTTGGTGCAGCGTCTGGTCAAGACCGCGGCGGGTCGTGTAGATGCTGTCGCTGCCGAAGGTGCTGCCCAGGCCGCTGTTGCGAGTCTGCAGCAGGATCACGCCAACCAGCACGATGCTG from the Chloroflexota bacterium genome contains:
- a CDS encoding peptide ABC transporter substrate-binding protein, giving the protein MMGSPRARWVVVGVLLLAAVLVFIAQSGQSPRADTATPPAPGDVPSPAIPTLPPEAQLYSEAIVGRPREINPLLSDQNDADEDLVSLVYSGLAQNDASGLPRPALALSWTISEDGLQYAFALRRDAKWHDGVPFTSRDISVTVKLLQAKEFPANPALTDFWRRVTVATPGDYTVTFTLNEPFAPFLSYATIGILPAHIVESIPPAKWPDRSFSAHPVGTGPFVVKQIDAANGLVILEPFAGYYGPTPKISRIELRFYASDSAALAAYQRGDVLGVSRIPATRVNDAQRVESLNLYAAPMSGINILYLNLRLPVFQQKEVRQALMLALDRQRIIDRSLDGQGVIAHSPLLPSNWAYNRYVKQYAPDPDAAKALLAKVGYRDANNDGVLEKNGQPLQFAIMSSDDPAHVRVIEEITRQWSAIGVRAVPQVTGFSGLARDFLRPRKFDAIYLEWRDPAADPDLYPLWHSTRVNDEGQNYAGFQNREADELLEEARRDPDPEHRADLYSHFQDIFADQVPSILISYPVYVYAVDRRVQNVQLGPITRPADRFRTIANWTVDKKP
- the secG gene encoding preprotein translocase subunit SecG, encoding MSVYFNLAQIIISIVLVGVILLQTRNSGLGSTFGSDSIYTTRRGLDQTLHQLTVILAVLFCVVSLVSVLFQ